In Rahnella aquatilis CIP 78.65 = ATCC 33071, one DNA window encodes the following:
- the ada gene encoding bifunctional DNA-binding transcriptional regulator/O6-methylguanine-DNA methyltransferase Ada, whose translation MSGKTEVIKDKAWGNIACVQRQDPRWQAVVSCDANADGKFVYAVKTTGIYCAPSCPSRQPNPENVIYFDDAEAAEQAGFRPCKRCRQGLISLAQFHAQRVAQACRLLEQSAEMLTLNQLAAKVGISAYHFHRLFKAQTGVTPKEYQQAQRARRVREKLADSATVTEAIHAAGYPSDGRFYETSVATLGMTPQIFRSGGRDVRVWFAIGKSSLGDILVAESQRGICAILLGDDPEKLINELQNSFPQAELLGGDPDFEQRIALVVGFVEAPDIGLDLPLDIRGTAFQQRVWQALRDIPPGTTASYAEIANKIGSPKSVRAVAGACAANLLAVAIPCHRVVKTGGNISGYRWGVERKRRLLAREEKS comes from the coding sequence ATGTCAGGTAAAACAGAAGTCATCAAAGATAAGGCATGGGGAAATATTGCCTGTGTGCAGAGACAGGATCCACGCTGGCAGGCGGTGGTCAGTTGTGATGCGAATGCGGATGGCAAATTTGTTTATGCGGTAAAAACCACCGGAATTTACTGCGCACCGTCGTGTCCGTCGCGGCAGCCTAATCCGGAAAATGTTATCTACTTTGATGATGCCGAAGCCGCAGAACAGGCAGGGTTTCGCCCCTGTAAGCGCTGTCGTCAGGGGCTGATTTCCCTGGCGCAGTTTCATGCTCAGCGCGTGGCTCAGGCCTGCCGGTTGCTGGAACAATCAGCCGAGATGCTGACGCTCAATCAACTGGCAGCCAAAGTGGGCATCAGCGCATATCATTTTCATCGCCTGTTTAAAGCACAAACCGGCGTGACACCTAAAGAGTACCAACAGGCGCAGCGGGCACGCCGGGTACGCGAAAAACTGGCAGATTCTGCGACGGTCACCGAGGCGATCCACGCGGCGGGTTATCCTTCTGATGGCCGGTTTTACGAAACCTCCGTGGCGACACTGGGTATGACGCCGCAAATTTTCCGCTCCGGCGGCCGCGATGTCCGCGTCTGGTTTGCCATCGGCAAATCTTCTCTCGGCGATATACTGGTCGCCGAAAGTCAGCGGGGGATCTGCGCCATTTTGCTGGGAGATGATCCTGAAAAGCTGATTAACGAACTGCAAAATAGTTTTCCGCAGGCAGAGCTATTGGGCGGCGATCCGGATTTCGAGCAGCGTATTGCCCTGGTCGTCGGTTTTGTGGAAGCACCAGATATCGGTCTGGATTTGCCGCTGGATATTCGCGGCACAGCTTTCCAGCAGCGGGTCTGGCAGGCATTGCGTGATATTCCGCCAGGAACCACGGCCAGCTATGCCGAGATTGCCAACAAAATTGGTTCGCCGAAATCTGTTCGCGCTGTGGCCGGCGCCTGTGCCGCGAACCTGCTGGCGGTCGCTATTCCCTGCCATCGGGTGGTGAAAACCGGTGGCAATATTTCCGGTTACCGCTGGGGGGTAGAACGAAAACGTCGTTTGCTGGCGCGGGAAGAGAAGAGCTGA
- a CDS encoding GNAT family N-acetyltransferase yields the protein MKMITCTERQHAVAILDIFNEAILTSTALYDYKPRHIDSMTSWFATKLTHNFPVIGLEDEQGALLGFASYGTFRAWPAYKYSVEHSIYIHKDHRGKGLGKILLNALVDAARERDVHTLIGAIDAANSGSIALHEKNGFSHTGTIKQAAFKFDRWLDLAFYQMILETPLKPVAG from the coding sequence ATGAAAATGATTACCTGCACTGAACGCCAGCATGCTGTCGCCATTTTGGATATTTTTAATGAGGCGATCCTGACATCCACGGCGCTGTATGATTATAAACCGCGCCACATCGACAGCATGACATCCTGGTTTGCCACTAAACTGACCCATAACTTTCCGGTGATCGGGCTGGAAGACGAGCAGGGTGCGCTGCTGGGTTTTGCCAGTTACGGCACGTTCCGCGCCTGGCCTGCGTATAAATATTCGGTCGAGCATTCGATTTATATTCATAAAGATCACCGTGGCAAAGGGTTGGGTAAAATCCTGCTGAACGCGCTGGTGGATGCCGCCCGTGAAAGGGACGTGCACACGCTGATTGGCGCCATTGATGCGGCTAACAGTGGCAGTATTGCCCTGCACGAAAAAAATGGATTCAGCCATACCGGCACGATTAAACAGGCGGCTTTCAAATTTGATCGCTGGCTGGATCTGGCCTTTTATCAGATGATCCTCGAAACGCCTTTAAAACCGGTTGCAGGCTGA